Below is a window of Humulus lupulus chromosome 2, drHumLupu1.1, whole genome shotgun sequence DNA.
AAgcagagtttttacgtggttggggcgttaatgagccttagtccacgagtcagttgtattagagcttagagagcttttgacaatggtaTCCTCTACAAGTTTTAGCACACTAATTGCTTAAAAGAGAAAGTATGGATCCCCTCCTTAGTGCaccactattcatatttataggcaagtgagtgcattgggcttgggccaggctAATACAATaccaataagggtgtaaatattatttgctctctgatggaggctcaatacaaaggattgaaatataaaacatatattaaCAAAGGCCCATTGGGCTAGCCCAAACATGATCACATTATAAGACTCGCGATAAACAGGTGCTTCAGTCTGGGTGttatgggctacgaggaagattcCGGGGACAACATCTGTCAGTGGAGTGGCGGCGCGGTTCTGAACCAACGACGTACATTCCCGAGGTAGCCTCCTCTGCATGTTACTTGTGGGGACATAGCTCCATGCTTCTTGGGATGATGTCAGTGTTGGGGGTACTTTAGCACGCCAAACTTGGCCAACCGACCCAGGTTCGTTTaccaacatccctcttcatttaacAAGGTCCTGATTTGTTTACTAGGACCCGGGTTCATCCACAACGATCCCGGCCCAATCTCGGACTTGGGAGCCGCGACCTCTTTACTGCATCTCGGGAGACATCCCGGCATGCAGTCCCGGGTTTATGCCTCTGGCGATGGTTCTGGCTTACACTCCTGGATGCTCTTTGGGCCTTGCCAAGACTTGGGCTACCAATATTCGTTTTCTCTTCGTCTACTGGGCTCGATCTGGGCTTTAACTCCCTGGAAGGCGGCCCATAGACTTAGAGTGTGGACCTGTACATCTTgaaagaaacggggataacataaacatatatgatGATTTATAGAAAATTAAgacttaagaaaaaaaatctgTAAAACTTAAGTTGTTGCGACAGATCATAAACTTGTTATGAAAACTGCTTCAAATTtgtcaaaaaatagtttttgagttataaaatatattgtcTATTTATGATAGCCAATTTAGGGTTTTACGAAACGGAAAAATAGAATGAGGCTAATAGAAGGACTATGTTTCTGTAAATGGAAAAATTCACGAGGAGTTTTGAACATGTCGTATATTTTAGGGGATACGATCTAGTAGTGTTATAAGTTCGgggaaaaaaatactaattattctTAAATTTGTACTCAGTGGAAAAAAATTCTAGATCCGCAACTCTACCTTACCTTAATTTGTTTTACTCGAAAAATATAGAGAGAGCTAGTACTCTAACGTATTGGCTTTTTATGTTagtattttctaaaatattttaatGGACGGTTTTGTGAATAAGATTAATTAtataaagagtaatgatatgtgcatccaaaatatacactcaaacattacacacagtgatgtggcagTTTAGTCTAGCCAattacatttattaaaactgggacccattgttttaaaaagtagTGACATGTCATTATGTGTAATATTTGAGTGCATATTTTAGGTGCACGTATCATTACACTTTTATAAATAGTGTCAATGTTTAATAGGTTAATGTAACatttattataatattcaaaCATTCTCATCTCTTACACTCTTACATATGTGCGTGGTTATTGCAAGAAAtaaattagataatattatataagaGAATTCGGAAACTatataataattatcattatatatTCAAAGAATGACTCTAtagcaaaataaaataataaatgaatgaTATTGTACCGAACAATTTTTCCGCCAGATAAGGGAAATTTTAGAAAGCCGACATTTCTAAGTTTCAATTTCAAACATTTTTAGAAGCTTCATCTTTAGCTTGAGGTACAGCACAACTAGTTGAAGTTtagcaattatcatcatattatatatatatatatatatattcaacttTGGCTGCTACAATAAACAAAATGGAAAGAATAAGTAGTATGACtaattacttttttaattttcttttactTATATGAAACGTCCTAATTATTGACTTTTTTTATGCTCTCTAATTATCAAAGTACGTAATATAGTCCAACAAGGTGTGAAATTTATTAAGCTAGTTATATTCTCCTCAAATAACTAGAAGCCACAAGTAATAATTATAGGGTAATTCTCCCATGTACCCCAAAATAGGGTATACTGGTGCCTCTAGTTTTTGGTTCAGAATGAATTTTTGatgcaatatttttttttagttatttaaaataatttgtaaattttaagaaatttcgaataatttataatatagaaaataaaatttaaataatttgttgcataaataattatttttttatgcgCATAAAAAATAATATCTTTGAAccttataactataatgtacacaattataaaaaaaattacaaaatataatTCCCAAAACTAAAAAGACCAAAGGAGTGCCCTATAATCATCCATAACTATATATGATCATGATAGAATAGACTTCATTTTATATAAATTACCAGCCGGCCAATAATGataataaagatattttatttttattcatttttttatataataaaaaaaaaaattcctcttcttTCACCCGAGCTAGCCCAAGTAACGATTAAAGTTAttttatttatggttttttttaatctttttccattgtttattattttatttttcaaattctGATTAAAACGGATAAGGAATAAGGACTTTTTGTTACATAATGTAATAGTCAGAAATTTAAAAACCATTCTCACTGATTTgtgaaaaggaaaaagaaagcgaTGGGTTGGTGCAGTTGACTCAATATCTTGAATCCATCACGAGTCGTTGTTGAAAGTGCAAGCTAAGTCATTCTTACAACTTTGAAGTTCTAGATAATCTAAGTCATCACACATCAGCtttgattattttattaataaaattatcaAAACAGTAcagtgttttttattttttttctttctaaagcCAACTCTAAAATTAGATAACTTAATGCTAGAAGACACATGATATAATATTTTAGGTATGGTAATTATAATTTAACAAAACCACAATTAATATACCAACCCATAAATAGACACCTTAATGTGTCTTGTAATAAACACTCCTAAAATAATGACTCTAAATTTAGTACGTCTGTGTAATAGTTACAATTTATATGTACAATGAGTTTAATTGTAGCgctctatatatattttttttaaaaattggtgTATGATTTAATAAGGCAATTTGCATAAATTTCTAACTTTTTATTCTTTGGTCGCATGGCTTGTTCTGCAGAGCATTTTTAATTTGTggctgattttctcatttgtattTTTCTAAGATAccctattttttttcctttcattaAATAAAAAAGACGGAATATGCTTTTGTTGACTAGAAATTTTTTTCCAAGAAAATATAAATGAGCTCAGATCTCGTTGTCACCGTGTTTATGGCATTCAGAAAAGTCCAGCAATTGTGGGTTAGATTCGTAGTTAGAAGCCGAggtaataaaaataaaagacaaactTGCCATATACTCATACATGACTAATTACGAGTCTATAAATACTCTCCAACAACAACACTACCATATTCATCACTCCACATAATCATCCTAAACACTCAATTCTCTTCTCTTTCAGTTCATAATAAACCTCTGTCTTTCCTCCTCAAAGTCACAATGGGTGTTTTCACATATGAAACTGAGACCATCTCTTCTATCCCTCCTGCAAGGCTATTCAAGGCATTGATCCTTGATGCGGACAACCTCATCCCCAAAGTTGTCCCCCAAGCCATTAAGAGCACTGAGATCTTGGAGGGAAATGGGGGGCCTGGAACCATCAAGAAGATTAGCTTTGGTGAGGGGAGTCAGTACAAGTATGTGAAGCACCAAGTGGACGCAGTTGATGCTGACAACTTCAGATACAATTACACTGTCATTGAAGGTGATGCCCTTGGTGATGTTGTGGAGAAGATCAACTATGAGACCAACTTGGTGGCTTCTGCTGATGGAGGATCCATTGTCAAGAGCATCAGCAAGTACCATACCAAAGGTGGCCATGAGATCAAGGAGGAGCATGTTAAGGAAGGCAAAGAAAAGGCCTCTCACCTATTCAAGGCTATTGAAGCTTACCTTTTGGCCAACCCTGATGCCTACAACTAGATCTGCCTTTAGGCTTCCATCTTGCTTATTAAGAAGAAAGAGTATTTCTATATTCAA
It encodes the following:
- the LOC133819443 gene encoding major allergen Pru av 1-like, which gives rise to MGVFTYETETISSIPPARLFKALILDADNLIPKVVPQAIKSTEILEGNGGPGTIKKISFGEGSQYKYVKHQVDAVDADNFRYNYTVIEGDALGDVVEKINYETNLVASADGGSIVKSISKYHTKGGHEIKEEHVKEGKEKASHLFKAIEAYLLANPDAYN